A single Rattus norvegicus strain BN/NHsdMcwi chromosome 5, GRCr8, whole genome shotgun sequence DNA region contains:
- the Gdf6 gene encoding growth/differentiation factor 6 precursor, whose amino-acid sequence MDTPRVLLWAIFLISFLWDLPGFQQASISSSSSTELDSTKDVENRKGGKMQRTPQESAEGRTPKEHRPRPNELRRRLPGQSLGQEPPGRGPRVVPHEYMLSIYRTYSIAEKLGINASFFQSSKSANTITSFVDRGLDDLSHTPLRRQKYLFDVSTLSDKEELVGAELRLYRQAPPTPWGPQTRPLHLQLFPCLSPLLLDSRTLDPQGPTEAGWEVFDVWQVLRPQPWKQLCLELRAVWGELDARDSGARPRGPQQSPPLDLRSLGFGRRVRPPQERALLVVFTRSQRKNLFTEMHEQLGSAEAAGAEGSWPAPSGAPDAGSWLPSPGRRRRRTALSSRHGKRHGKKSRLRCSRKPLHVNFKELGWDDWIIAPLEYEAYHCEGVCDFPLRSHLEPTNHAIIQTLMNSMDPGSTPPSCCVPTKLTPISILYIDAGNNVVYKQYEDMVVESCGCR is encoded by the exons ATGGACACTCCTAGGGTCCTTCTCTGGGCGATCTTCCTCATCAGCTTCCTCTGGGATTTGCCGGGTTTCCAGCAGGCTTCCatctcctcgtcctcctccaccGAATTGGACTCCACCAAGGACGTGGAGAACCGCAAGGGAGGGAAGATGCAGCGGACTCCCCAAGAGAGTGCCGAGGGCCGGACGCCCAAGGAGCACCGGCCGCGGCCGAATGAGCTCAGGCGGCGACTGCCGGGACAATCTCTGGGGCAGGAGCCGCCGGGCAGGGGGCCGCGCGTGGTGCCTCACGAGTACATGCTGTCAATCTACAGGACTTACTCCATTGCCGAGAAGCTGGGCATCAATGCCAGCTTTTTCCAGTCTTCCAAGTCAGCTAATACGATCACTAGCTTTGTAGACAGAGGACTGG ACGATCTCTCGCACACTCCTCTCCGGAGACAGAAGTATTTGTTTGATGTGTCCACGCTCTCAGACAAAGAAGAGCTGGTGGGCGCAGAGCTGAGGCTTTATCGCCAGGCGCCCCCAACGCCCTGGGGGCCACAAACCCGACCGCTGCATTTGCAGCTCTTCCCCTGTTTGTCCCCATTGTTACTGGACTCTAGGACCCTGGATCCTCAGGGGCCAACAGAAGCTGGCTGGGAAGTTTTCGACGTGTGGCAGGTCCTGCGCCCTCAGCCGTGGAAGCAGCTGTGCTTGGAGCTTCGGGCAGTCTGGGGTGAGCTGGACGCCAGGGATTCAGGAGCGCGCCCGAGGGGTCCCCAACAGTCACCGCCCCTGGACCTGCGGAGTCTGGGCTTCGGCCGGAGGGTGCGGCCGCCCCAGGAGCGCGCCCTGCTTGTCGTGTTCACCAGATCGCAGCGCAAGAACCTGTTCACTGAGATGCATGAGCAGCTGGGCTCTGCAGAGGCTGCCGGAGCCGAGGGGTCATGGCCAGCGCCGTCGGGCGCCCCAGACGCCGGGTCTTGGCTGCCCTCGCCCGGCCGCCGGCGGCGACGCACCGCCCTCAGCAGCCGTCACGGCAAGCGACACGGCAAGAAGTCCAGGCTGCGCTGCAGCAGAAAACCTCTGCACGTGAATTTTAAGGAGTTAGGCTGGGACGATTGGATTATCGCGCCCCTAGAGTACGAGGCCTATCACTGCGAGGGCGTGTGCGACTTTCCGCTGCGCTCGCACCTGGAGCCCACCAACCATGCCATCATCCAAACGCTGATGAACTCCATGGACCCGGGCTCCACCCCACCCAGCTGCTGTGTTCCCACCAAATTGACTCCCATCAGCATCCTGTACATCGATGCGGGCAATAATGTGGTCTACAAGCAGTACGAGGACATGGTGGTGGAGTCCTGTGGTTGTAGGTAG